Within Streptomyces roseirectus, the genomic segment GGTGCTCGCCGGGGCCGCCCTCGTCGTCCCGATCGTGACGGCGCTGCTGCTCGTCTACCTGCCGTACCGGCCCAAGGGCACCGCGCAGCGCCGAACGGTCTACCGCTGGTGGCGGATCAGCCGGTACCACCGCAAGGCGCTCGCCCGCACCGGCGGGGTGTGGGTCTCCCCGGCCATCGAGGCCGGCGTACGACGGGACGGGACTCCGCCGGACGCCGCCCTGGTGAGCCCGGAGGGGGTCGCCGGGATGACGTGGGTGGCAACGACCGTACGCGGGCAGCGCGCGGTGGTCGTCCTCCAGCCGGAGGCCGGGTGCGTGACCGCGACGCTCGAAGTCGCCTCGCCGGGGCTGGGCGGCAAGGAGGTGGGCGAGCAGGTCGTGGCGCTGGAGCGCTGGGGTGAACTGCTCGACGCGTTCGGCAACACCGAGGAGCACCCCGTCAAGCGCATCCAGGTGCTGGCCCGGCAGATGAAGAGCGACCCGCACGCGCATCAGCGGTTCGTCGCCCAGCGGGACGCCTCCCGGGCGACCGCCGGCGTCCCGCCGTGGCTGAAGGAGTCGTACGACGTGCTCGCCGATGCCGTGTCGACCTCGGCGGAGGAGCACCGCTACTACGTCACCGCGCACGCCCGCTTCACCCGCGACCTGGCGGCCGACGGCGCGTCCCGGGGCGTCGGTGACGAAGGGGTCGCCGCCGCGATGGCCGCTTGCATGGAGGAGCTGTGGGCGCGGTGCGAGGACGCCGACCTGTCGGTGGTGGCGCCGCTGGACGAGGGCCGGATGACGGCGTTCATCCGCAACAGCTACGACCCCGACCACCCGATCTGGGACACCGGCCTGGCCCGGCCGCACGCCTTCCCCCGCAACGTCGACGTCCGCAGCGGCACCCACGTCGCGACCCGCGCGGCGGGTTCGACCGGCAGCTGGTTCCACGCGACCGCCGCCGTCACCCACTGGCCTTCCACGCCCGTCGGCCCGGACTTCCTCTCGCCGCTGCTGATCGGGATGCCGGACGTCATCCGCACGATCGCGATCACCCAGGACCTCGAACCCAACGACAAGGCCGTGGACCGGATGCTCGCCGAGGACACCAACAACCAGGCCGAGATGCACCGTGACCGCCAGCGCGGCAAGAACATCGACCCGCGCGACGTGATCGCGGCCGACGCCACCGGCTCCCGCGGCATGGCCCTGGCCGCCTCGGGCGCCGCCGGCGCCTCCGTCGTCGGCTACATCACCATCTCCGCACGCAGCGCCGCCGAGCTGGAGAAAACCAAGCGCACCACCGCGTCCCGCGCGCGCAACGCGCACCTGCGCATCGAATGGCTCGACCTGGAGCACGCCCGCGCGTTCACCACCACCCTGCCGTTCGCCGGAGGCATCAAGTGACCCTGCTGACCCCCTCGTACGAGACCGTACGGCGCCCCCTGCACACGGAGACGACGACCAGCCAGGCCCTCTACCTGCCGATCGCGCCGCCCACCCTGGGCACGGCAGGCGCGATCGTCGGCCGGGAGCTGTACTCCGGAAAGGCGTTCGTGTACTGCCCGTTCAGCGCCTTCG encodes:
- a CDS encoding SCO6880 family protein, which codes for MATRTYQFGKHRPTGLVGRRDLGEQAVLGGGAGIGVLGGFLFNGVPVLAGAALVVPIVTALLLVYLPYRPKGTAQRRTVYRWWRISRYHRKALARTGGVWVSPAIEAGVRRDGTPPDAALVSPEGVAGMTWVATTVRGQRAVVVLQPEAGCVTATLEVASPGLGGKEVGEQVVALERWGELLDAFGNTEEHPVKRIQVLARQMKSDPHAHQRFVAQRDASRATAGVPPWLKESYDVLADAVSTSAEEHRYYVTAHARFTRDLAADGASRGVGDEGVAAAMAACMEELWARCEDADLSVVAPLDEGRMTAFIRNSYDPDHPIWDTGLARPHAFPRNVDVRSGTHVATRAAGSTGSWFHATAAVTHWPSTPVGPDFLSPLLIGMPDVIRTIAITQDLEPNDKAVDRMLAEDTNNQAEMHRDRQRGKNIDPRDVIAADATGSRGMALAASGAAGASVVGYITISARSAAELEKTKRTTASRARNAHLRIEWLDLEHARAFTTTLPFAGGIK